One window of the Torulaspora delbrueckii CBS 1146 chromosome 6, complete genome genome contains the following:
- the ADD66 gene encoding Add66p (similar to Saccharomyces cerevisiae ADD66 (YKL206C); ancestral locus Anc_1.522), with the protein MVRTLIVPLVSTGNVPQLALDLLVHSLSSEFDFVKSLDSTFVHPFVGPLDYVLDQHVPVLFSKTAPQKIYSTALELFYNESKDIYVLQQRTPVIQGYLNNLIKETILPLIDEFKIEDVVILDSFGPLDDDVLEATTVPARRGTNLISDGTCEVGSVTDVIRSFEQSLNLNQGSELHLPSSLFKFTPDSLQQEISSKQQIFHFAYHLLNGKSPYLKEIKYCSAFVHEGDNSEDAHLLCDHLPVVIESLDKLLKHTPPVSWKGVYGLRPVPIAFDEGIYV; encoded by the coding sequence ATGGTGAGAACGCTGATTGTTCCATTGGTATCAACGGGTAATGTCCCCCAGTTGGCTCTCGATCTGCTAGTACATTCTTTGTCGTCAGAATTTGACTTTGTAAAGTCGTTAGACTCTACTTTCGTTCATCCGTTTGTTGGCCCTTTAGACTACGTCCTTGATCAGCACGTACCTGTACTGTTCAGTAAAACCGCACCTCAAAAGATTTACTCGACTGCCTTAGAACTATTTTACAATGAATCCAAAGATATTTATGTGCTCCAGCAGCGTACGCCTGTTATTCAAGGGTATTTGAATAACCTCATCAAAGAGACAATTCTGCcattgatcgatgaatttaaaattgaagatgttgtAATTCTTGACTCGTTTGGTCCCTTGGATGACGATGTCCTGGAGGCAACAACGGTTCCAGCTAGAAGAGGCACCAATCTCATATCCGATGGGACGTGTGAAGTTGGTTCAGTGACCGATGTCATACGCAGTTTTGAACAAAGTTTGAACCTCAACCAAGGCTCAGAGTTGCATTTACCAAGttctttgttcaaattcACTCCAGACAGTCTTCAGCAGGAGATCTCATCTAAGCAGCAGATATTTCATTTTGCCTATCATTTGCTCAACGGTAAATCACCTTATTTGAAGGAGATCAAATACTGTAGTGCTTTTGTCCACGAGGGTGACAATTCAGAGGATGCCCATTTACTATGCGATCATCTCCCTGTTGTTATTGAATCTCTCGACAAGTTACTCAAGCATACGCCGCCCGTCTCTTGGAAGGGTGTTTACGGTTTAAGACCCGTTCCAATTgcttttgatgaaggaaTCTACGTTTGA
- the LIA1 gene encoding deoxyhypusine monooxygenase (similar to Saccharomyces cerevisiae LIA1 (YJR070C); ancestral locus Anc_1.521), with protein sequence MSTDFERHFQESVDDCSLEQLRDILVNKSGKSELANRFRALFNLKCVAEEFETKPEDAKKAVDYIAEAFGDKSELLKHEVAYVLGQTKNMECVTALRKATLDQNQQCMVRHEAAEALGALGDKDSLDVLEEAYKNDPSLAVRETAELAINRIKWQHGGVKDSENLQQSLYSSIDPAPPLALDKDYKVEELKSILNNTEKPLFERYRAMFRLRDIGTDDAALALATGFDDESALFKHEIAYVFGQMGNPVIVPALIEVLARKEEAPMVRHEAAEALGAIATDDVLPVLKSYLNDEVDVVRESAIVALDMYEYENSNELEYAPAN encoded by the coding sequence ATGTCAACTGACTTTGAGAGACACTTCCAGGAATCTGTAGATGACTGTTCGTTGGAGCAACTTAGAGATATCTTGGTGAACAAATCGGGCAAGAGTGAGCTCGCAAACAGATTTAGAGCTCTATTCAACTTGAAATGTGTCGCCGAAGAGTTTGAGACTAAGCCAGAAGACGCTAAGAAGGCTGTGGATTACATTGCTGAGGCATTTGGTGACAAGAGTGAGCTGTTGAAGCACGAAGTCGCCTATGTGCTGGGCCAAACTAAGAACATGGAATGTGTTACTGCTCTAAGGAAGGCAACTTTGGACCAAAATCAACAATGTATGGTGAGGCACGAAGCTGCAGAGGCTCTTGGTGCTCTAGGTGATAAGGACTCTCTAGACGTCCTAGAGGAAGCTTACAAGAACGATCCATCCTTGGCTGTCAGAGAGACTGCCGAACTGGCAATCAACAGAATCAAATGGCAACACGGTGGTGTCAAGGACAGCGAGAACCTACAACAATCGCTGTACTCGAGTATAGATCCTGCACCTCCACTAGCTTTGGACAAAGACtacaaagttgaagagcttaAGTCAATATTGAACAACACTGAGAAGCCATTGTTCGAAAGATATAGAGCTATGTTCAGACTAAGAGACATTGGTACGGACGATGCTGCTCTTGCGCTAGCTACTGGTTTCGACGACGAATCCGCCTTGTTCAAGCACGAAATCGCTTACGTGTTTGGCCAAATGGGAAATCCCGTTATTGTTCCAGCTTTGATCGAAGTTCTAGCACGTAAGGAAGAAGCTCCAATGGTTAGACACGAGGCTGCAGAAGCATTGGGTGCTATAGCTACAGATGATGTTTTGCCAGTGCTGAAGTCGTACCTGAACGACGAAGTGGACGTTGTCAGAGAGTCTGCCATTGTTGCTCTAGACATGTACGAGTACGAAAACAGCAACGAGCTAGAGTACGCTCCAGCCAACTAA
- the HAM1 gene encoding nucleoside triphosphate pyrophosphohydrolase HAM1 (similar to Saccharomyces cerevisiae HAM1 (YJR069C); ancestral locus Anc_1.520), whose product MAPKEITFITGNANKLKEVQMLLAPEASSIEPTFMLVNQELDLDEVQDTDLEEIAMHKCRQAASLVGPNKPVFVEDTALCFDEFNGLPGAYIKWFVKSMGLPKIVKMLEPFENKNAQAVTTIAYADGEGNFHTFQGITRGKIVDSRGPLTFGWDAIFEPLEAQGKTYAEMEKSAKNKISQRGRAFAKFKEHLTN is encoded by the coding sequence ATGGCTCCAAAAGAGATCACTTTCATCACCGGAAATGCTAACAAGCTTAAGGAAGTACAAATGCTACTAGCACCTGAGGCTTCCAGCATAGAACCCACTTTTATGCTAGTAAACCAAGAGTTGGATTTAGACGAAGTGCAAGATACCGATCTCGAGGAAATTGCCATGCACAAATGCCGTCAAGCAGCTTCTCTAGTAGGTCCAAACAAACCAGTATTTGTGGAGGATACTGCACTATGTTTCGATGAGTTTAATGGACTGCCAGGAGCGTACATCAAATGGTTTGTGAAGAGCATGGGACTGCCCAAGATAGTCAAGATGCTAGAGCCGTTCGAAAACAAAAATGCCCAGGCAGTGACCACTATTGCCTACGCCGATGGAGAAGGCAATTTCCACACATTCCAAGGTATCAcaagaggaaaaattgTTGACAGCAGAGGTCCACTAACTTTTGGCTGGGATGCGATCTTTGAACCGCTCGAAGCACAGGGCAAGACTTACGCAGAAATGGAGAAGTCAGCCAAGAACAAAATCTCTCAGCGGGGAAGAGCTTTTGCCAAGTTTAAAGAGCACTTGACAAATTAG